CCTGGTTGGTCAGAGACGTCGAAGACATCGACGACGCGATCGGTGTCGCAGTCAGCGAAGCGGGGAAGCGCCTCAACGAGTCCGAGATGGACTACGTCGAGGTCGAAGTCGGTGCGACGGGCTGTCCCGCCTGCGGTGAACCGTTCGACTCCGCGTTCATCGCCGCCGACACCGCGCTGGTCGGCCTCGTCCTCGAAATGAAGGTGTTCAACGCGGAGTCGATCGAGCACGCCCAGCGGATCGCCAAAAGCGAGATCGGCGGGTCGCTGCGCGACGTGCCGCTGAAGGTCATCGACACGATCGAGTTCGAGGGCGAAGAAGCCGACGCCGACACACAGGCCTGAGACTGCCGGCGATCGCTGTCACAGATCGTACACCCCGCAGTGGCGAAGTGTGTCACAGGCGGGTAATCACAGCAGACGGCTCGTTCTGCCGTGGCGCTGGAACGTCGACAGCGCCGTCGGTGTTTTTATATATTACCGTAGGTAATTAGGGGTATGGAACTTCCGACGCCCGACGATCTGCGGGAACGGCGGACCGAGCTTGGCCTGACCCAGAGCAAACTCGCGGACCGGGCAGACGTCTCACAGCCGCTGATCGCGCGGATCGAGGGCGGCGACGTGGACCCGCGGCTGTCGACGCTGCGACGGATCGTCAACGCCCTCGAAGAGGCAGAAGGCGGCATCCTACGAGCAGACGAGCTGATGAACGCCCCGGTCCACAGCGTCGCACCGGACGACTCCGTCCACGAGACCCAGGACATCCTCGACGAGGGCAAGTACTCGCAGGTGCCGGTCGTCCGTGACGGCACGCCCGTCGGCCTGATCGGCCACTCCGACATCATCCAGCACGACCGCGAGAACGTGGGCGACCTCCCGGTCGCCGACGTGATGCACGAGTCGATCGCGACCGTCGAGACCGACGCGACGATCGACGAGATCGACGCCTACCTGACTCACAACGACGCCGTCCTCGTCGTCGACGCCGGCGAGACGGTCGGCATCATCACCGAAGCCGACATCGCGGCCCACGTGAGTAGTAGCCGGTGACAGTCGATACACACCCGATCGCACGACGACAGCGCGATCTGCGTGTCACTCGTCTCGGTTGACGGTATCGCGAACGTCGGCTCGTCGTCCGTGTTAGTCGCCGTATACCCCGATGAACGGTCGGTCCCCCTTTTGATGTCCCCTCGCGTCCAGAGCAGCAATGACGGTTCGTCCCGACGACGACAGACTGCACCGGCAGCTCGAAACGGCGCTCGAAATGGCCGAGGACGATCGCATCAGATATCACCTCCGCGAGGCCCTCCAGTTGCGACTCGTCGCGGACGAACCGAGAGAACAGGAGATCGAGGGGTAGCTCGCTCCGCTCGCGTTCGGCCGCTCACCCGATCAGCTCTAGCCCGCGGACGGCAACACAGCCTTCGCCGTCCGTGACCTCGCCGATGACGCGCCCGTCGGTCGCCTCGACGACGGCCTCGGCGGCGCGTTCCGGCATCGCAGCCACGAACCCAGTCCCCATGTTGAAGGTCCGGTGCATCTCCTCGTCGGAGACCGAGCCCTCCGACTGAACGAACTCGAAGATCGGCTGGGCGTCGAACGGGTCGGTGATCTCGTAGCGGTGGTCGCCCATCCGGGTGAGGTTCGTCCAGCCGCCGCCGGTCACGTGGGCCGCAGCGTGGGTCTCGGCGTCCCGGAGCGGACCCAGCACGTCGGTGTAGATTCGGGTCGGCGTCAACAGTGCCTCGGCGATCGTCTGCTCGGGATCGTGGGGGTAATCGTCGGTGTACTCGTGGTTCGCGGTGACGGCCTCGCGAGCGAGAGTGAGACCGTTGGAGTGGATCCCATCCGAGGGCCAGCCGACGATAACGTCGCCGGGCTCGGCTTCGCCGGGGAAGACCGCGTCCTTGGGCGCGAGCCCGGCACAGGTGCCGGCGATGTCCAGCCCCTTGATCACGTCCGGCATCACGGCGGTCTCGCCGCCGACCAGCGCCACGTCGGCCCGCTTTGCGCCCTCGCGCAGTCCGGCACCGATCTGCTCGGACTCCTCGTCGTCTGGCTCCTCGACTGCGAGATAGTCGACGAACGCGACCGGTTCGACCCCCGTCGCCACGAGGTCGTTGACGTTCATCGCGATGCAGTCGATGCCGATCGTCGAGTAGTCGTCGATCGCTTCGGCGACGAGGAGCTTGGTGCCGACGCCGTCGGTCGCCAGCGCGAGGTACTGGTCGCCGATGTCGACCAGCCCCGCGTAGTCGCCCTCGAACTCGCCGGCCGCTCCGATGAGCGCCGCCGTCGCGGCCTCGCTGGCGTCGATGTCGACGCCACTCGCCGCGTAAGTCAGCCCCTCCTCGTCGTCGCTGTCGTCGGTCATATGCGAGAGCGGGCGGGCCGAGAGCAAAAGACCACCGTTTCCGTGGGACCGGACTACAGTCCGGGAACGCCGGCCAGGAGCACGAAGACGCCAAGCAGGAGCATCGGCGCGGCGACGACCGCGTAGACCGGCTTGCTCCAGGCCAGGACCTTCTTGCCGTCGAGGGGACCGAACGGGATCATGTTGAAGCCCGCGAGCAACAGGTTGATCGAGACGCCGAGCGCCGCCAGTTCGAACAAGAGCCCCCCGAAGAGTCCGAGCCAGGCGACGGCCAGCGGGACGACGAACACCAGCGCGAGCACGACGTTGGTCACGGGGCCGGCGAGTGCGATCAGCCCGTTCTCGCGCTCGGTGATTCGACCGCGGTGGTGGACTGCGCCCGGTGCGGCAAAGAGGAAGCCGGCCAGCGCGCTGACGACGGCCAGGAACAGCATGTTGTAGTCGGCGCGAAACTCCGCGATC
Above is a genomic segment from Halomicrobium sp. LC1Hm containing:
- a CDS encoding DUF555 domain-containing protein → MNYLVAMEAAWLVRDVEDIDDAIGVAVSEAGKRLNESEMDYVEVEVGATGCPACGEPFDSAFIAADTALVGLVLEMKVFNAESIEHAQRIAKSEIGGSLRDVPLKVIDTIEFEGEEADADTQA
- a CDS encoding CBS domain-containing protein, giving the protein MELPTPDDLRERRTELGLTQSKLADRADVSQPLIARIEGGDVDPRLSTLRRIVNALEEAEGGILRADELMNAPVHSVAPDDSVHETQDILDEGKYSQVPVVRDGTPVGLIGHSDIIQHDRENVGDLPVADVMHESIATVETDATIDEIDAYLTHNDAVLVVDAGETVGIITEADIAAHVSSSR
- the purM gene encoding phosphoribosylformylglycinamidine cyclo-ligase, with the protein product MTDDSDDEEGLTYAASGVDIDASEAATAALIGAAGEFEGDYAGLVDIGDQYLALATDGVGTKLLVAEAIDDYSTIGIDCIAMNVNDLVATGVEPVAFVDYLAVEEPDDEESEQIGAGLREGAKRADVALVGGETAVMPDVIKGLDIAGTCAGLAPKDAVFPGEAEPGDVIVGWPSDGIHSNGLTLAREAVTANHEYTDDYPHDPEQTIAEALLTPTRIYTDVLGPLRDAETHAAAHVTGGGWTNLTRMGDHRYEITDPFDAQPIFEFVQSEGSVSDEEMHRTFNMGTGFVAAMPERAAEAVVEATDGRVIGEVTDGEGCVAVRGLELIG
- a CDS encoding metalloprotease, whose amino-acid sequence is MNVRFSERELTDLLIAWLALGLAFAIFINYDMVQGLLAGRPPNPTAVLGALAVSLFTAGIGFLLHELAHKVVAVRFGQIAEFRADYNMLFLAVVSALAGFLFAAPGAVHHRGRITERENGLIALAGPVTNVVLALVFVVPLAVAWLGLFGGLLFELAALGVSINLLLAGFNMIPFGPLDGKKVLAWSKPVYAVVAAPMLLLGVFVLLAGVPGL